From the Lathyrus oleraceus cultivar Zhongwan6 chromosome 4, CAAS_Psat_ZW6_1.0, whole genome shotgun sequence genome, one window contains:
- the LOC127073212 gene encoding dihydrolipoyl dehydrogenase 2, chloroplastic, whose product MQSSLSLTFSPTTSAAATISRSHHSLPLSTAKPLNLRFCGLRREALGLGFSTSLNRNLRRQHSAIVSAARSDNGSSTSGSFDYDLLIIGAGVGGHGAALHAVEKGLKTAIVEGDVVGGTCVNRGCVPSKALLAASGRMRELRSDHHLKSLGLHVSSAGYDRQGVADHANNLASKIRNNLTSSLKAIGVDILTGFGTILGPQKVKIGSSDNIVTAKNIIIATGSVPFVPKGVEVDGKSVITSDHALKLESVPDWIAIVGSGYIGLEFSDVYTALGSEVTFVEALDQLMPGFDPEISKLAQRVLINPRNIDYHTGVFASKITPARDGKPVLIELIDAKTKEPKDTLEVDAALIATGRAPFTQGLGLENVDVATQRGFIPVDERMRVIDANGKLVPHLYCIGDANGKMMLAHAASAQGISVVEQVTGRDHVLNHLSIPAACFTHPEISMVGLTEPQAREKGEKEGFEVSVAKTSFKANTKALAENEGEGLAKLIYRPDNGEILGVHIFGLHAADLIHEASNAIALGTRIQDLKLAVHAHPTLSEVLDELFKSAKVKEHASIPELPKHYTSSSGGDEHIQNPVKEGNRLRGITTGLIMESRRILLVLIYFFHDIYRVCQRYLHLLLLFLLS is encoded by the exons ATGCAATCCTCTCTCTCCCTCACTTTCTCCCCCACCACCTCCGCCGCCGCCACAATCTCCAGATCACATCACTCTCTCCCACTCTCCACTGCCAAACCTCTAAACCTCCGTTTCTGCGGTTTGAGACGCGAGGCGTTGGGTTTAGGGTTTTCAACTTCTCTTAACCGTAATCTCCGCCGTCAACACTCCGCTATAGTATCCGCTGCCCGCTCCGACAATGGCAGCAGCACTTCTGGATCCTTCGATTATGATTTGTTGATTATTGGTGCCGGTGTTGGTGGTCACGGTGCTGCGCTTCACGCCGTCGAGAAG GGATTGAAAACAGCTATAGTGGAGGGAGACGTGGTGGGAGGGACATGTGTGAACAGAGGCTGTGTTCCTTCGAAAGCTCTTTTGGCTGCTAGTGGTCGTATGCGGGAGCTAAGGAGTGATCATCACTTGAAGTCATTGGGCTTACAT GTTTCTTCTGCTGGGTATGACAGACAAGGAGTGGCTGATCATGCCAATAATCTTGCTTCCAAAATCCGTAATAATTTGACAAGCTCCCTTAAAGCGATAGGAGTGGACATACTTACTGGTTTTGGTACTATATTG GGTCCTCAAAAGGTGAAAATTGGCTCTTCAGACAACATCGTAACTGCAAAAAATATCATCATTGCCACTGGGTCTGTTCCTTTTGTTCCTAAGGGTGTTGAAGTTGATG GGAAGTCTGTGATTACCAGTGACCATGCACTCAAACTGGAGTCTGTTCCTGACTGGATAGCAATTGTAGGAAGTGGGTATATTGGCCTTGAGTTCAGTGATGTATATACAGCACTTGGAAGTGAG GTTACTTTTGTTGAAGCTTTAGACCAGCTTATGCCTGGATTTGATCCTGAAATCAGCAAGTTGGCTCAAAGGGTTCTTATAAATCCCCGTAATATTGACTATCATACTGGAGTTTTTGCGTCCAAG ATCACGCCTGCAAGGGATGGAAAACCCGTCTTGATTGAACTTATTGATGCAAAAACTAAGGAACCAAAGGACACTTTGGAG GTGGATGCTGCACTAATAGCAACTGGAAGGGCTCCATTCACACAAGGTCTAGGACTGGAGAAT GTTGATGTGGCAACACAGCGAGGTTTTATCCCCGTGGATGAGCGCATGCGTGTAATTGATGCAAATGGCAAGCTG GTACCTCATTTATACTGTATTGGTGATGCAAATGGAAAGATGATGCTTGCTCATGCTGCCAGTGCACAAGGAATTTCAG TGGTTGAACAAGTCACAGGAAGAGATCACGTGCTCAATCATTTAAGTATTCCAGCTGCATGTTTCACTCATCCTGAAATCAGCATGGTTGGATTGACAGAG CCTCAAGCAAGGGAGAAAGGTGAAAAAGAGGGGTTTGAAGTGAGTGTTGCAAAAACAAGTTTTAAAGCTAACACAAAAGCCCTAGCAGAAAATGAAGGGGAGGGACTTGCCAAG TTGATATACAGACCTGACAATGGAGAGATCTTAGGAGTTCATATTTTTGGTTTGCACGCAGCAGATCTCATCCATGAAGCTTCCAATGCTATAGCATTAGGAACACGTATTCAG GACCTTAAATTGGCAGTTCATGCACATCCAACTCTATCTGAGGTTCTTGATGAGCTATTTAAATCAGCAAAG GTTAAAGAACACGCTTCTATCCCA GAACTTCCAAAACATTACACATCTTCCAGCGGAGGAGACGAGCACATTCAGAATCCTGTAAAAGAAGGGAACCGTTTGAGGGGGATCACAACTGGCCTGATAATGGAAAGCAGACGAATATTACTTgtattaatatatttttttcatGATATTTATAGGGTCTGTCAAAGATACTTAcatttattattattgttccTTTTAAGTTAG
- the LOC127073213 gene encoding uncharacterized protein LOC127073213, with amino-acid sequence MHIMYLPLLRHIDRIGSYSWGSACLAYLYSSLYKNYHKDTSTFSGCAVLLQAWGWSRLPSLAPVNSNPFTFPYAKKWSARGMNYSRCPRHCITQYRNLLDHLRPADFIWRPYLNMDHEHQINPEDAAVWTTCTPIIRFTTVELHNTDRVKLQFGMVQNIPDPPASLGEWHMRKVNDQWNYNPWQQFARSECRKWKHRHDHVLTDAVMPNEVKPSRTYMAWYRSVGFQFIADDMYLYDPRQTSYTQEGSTSNPQQHSQPDYSQPPIRQTFRSTNTQTYNQNMPFTQPQNQEHPPYHHQQMDHQPSTEHRFAPTPSPYQSRLTQNTNRPITYRSQEPQTSQYQNIPQPYLFQTPQQPFQPFLDPSLSPMSPFNRPGRPSMTQPHPNFSGMGHELSYAGTPSLNTEDYAELAEYLNGPSPVGGNDAPGPSDEQTPVQNRQRGLGPRVRVARGCGTGGRLGDPGHHH; translated from the exons atgcatattatgtacttacctttacttagacatatagatagaataggtagttatagttggggatccgcatgtctagcctatctgTATAGTTCTTTGTACAAAAACTACCACAAAGATacttctacattttctggatgtgctgttttgctacaagcatggggatggtcaagactaccgtctctagcaccggtcaatagcaaccccttcacttttccatatgcaaaaaa atggtcggcacgcggtatgaattacagtagatgtccgagacactgtattactcaatatcgcaaccttttggatcaccttcgaccggcagac ttcatttggcgtccataccttaatatggatcatgagcatcagatcaaccctgaagacgcagccgtatggacaacatgcacaccaataatacggttcacaacagtggagctgcacaacaccgatcgtgtgaagctgcagtttggtatggtccagaatatcccagatcccccagctagcctaggagaatggcatatgcgtaaagtgaacgaccaatggaactacaacccttggcaacaattcgcaagatcagagtgtcgcaagtggaagcaccgtcatgaccatgtcttaactgacgcagtcatgccaaatgaggtaaaaccaagtcgtacttatatggcttggtatagatcagttggatttcaattcatcgccgatgatatgtacctctacgacccacgccagacaagttacacacaagaaggctcaacatctaacccccaacaacattctcagcccgattactcacaaccacctatccgacaaactttccgttccacaaacacacaaacatacaaccaaaacatgccattcacccaaccccaaaaccaagaacatcccccataccaccaccaacaaatggaccatcaaccttcgaccgaacatcgcttcgcacccacaccatcaccctaccaaagtcgccttacccaaaacactaaccgccccatcacctaccgtagccaagaaccccaaacatcacaataccaaaacatcccacaaccatatctcttccaaacaccccaacaacctttccaacctttcctagacccatcattgtcacccatgtcccccttcaaccgtcctggtcgcccatccatgactcaaccacaccccaacttctctggcatgggtcatgagctcagctacgccggtacaccatcattgaatactgaagactatgctgagttggctgaatacctcaacggaccttctcctgtaggcggtaatgacgctcctggaccatcagatgaacaaacaccggtgcagaatcgtcaacgtgggttagggccaagggttagggtagctaggggatgtgggaccggaggtcggttaggtgatcccggtcatcaccattag